Proteins encoded in a region of the Pirellulaceae bacterium genome:
- a CDS encoding sigma 54-interacting transcriptional regulator, with protein MHDTFAFAFEKIIGESAWTKRTRRRILQVSNYSYPVLITGPIGSGRELIARAIHAHSPRADHPFIPFRCGAVPEPLRASQLFGQVDGAPGLARAATLGCFGAAEGGTLFLDEAGDLDQDSQLQLLFALREKRIVPFGAERSSSADVRLIASTSQDLDSEVQGGRFSFELLYRLNILPVTSLGLRDRVEDVEPLVRHWMARVTLENGLPLKQLTPAAMALLQSYEWPGNVDQLRSVVERAILFNDEHRLRPEAFSALMEEPDSNRHQPQTKAIESVNQHESILPIDVVDGKWQTLAQMEAEFIRSTLVEARYNQVVAARLLAIPLNDLMSKIAQHRIALSPLGHDAGAFR; from the coding sequence ATGCATGACACCTTTGCCTTTGCTTTTGAAAAAATAATTGGTGAGTCTGCGTGGACGAAAAGAACTCGTCGACGGATTCTGCAGGTCTCTAATTACTCTTATCCCGTGTTGATCACTGGACCGATTGGTTCCGGTCGCGAGTTAATCGCTCGGGCGATTCACGCTCACAGTCCTCGAGCTGATCATCCTTTCATCCCCTTTCGTTGTGGTGCTGTTCCTGAACCGTTGCGCGCTTCGCAATTGTTTGGACAAGTCGACGGTGCCCCTGGTTTGGCCCGCGCGGCCACGTTGGGTTGTTTTGGGGCAGCCGAAGGCGGGACATTGTTTCTCGATGAAGCCGGTGACCTTGACCAAGATTCTCAGTTGCAGCTGTTATTTGCACTGCGCGAGAAACGTATCGTACCCTTTGGTGCAGAACGCTCGTCTTCGGCCGACGTGCGGCTAATCGCATCAACCTCCCAGGATTTAGATAGTGAGGTTCAAGGCGGACGTTTCAGTTTCGAGTTGCTTTATCGCTTAAATATTTTGCCGGTAACTTCACTCGGCTTACGAGATCGTGTAGAAGACGTCGAGCCTTTGGTACGTCATTGGATGGCGCGAGTCACTTTGGAGAACGGCTTGCCGCTTAAACAGCTTACACCCGCTGCCATGGCACTGCTGCAAAGCTACGAATGGCCTGGTAATGTCGATCAACTGCGAAGTGTTGTCGAACGTGCCATCTTGTTTAATGATGAGCATCGGCTGCGACCGGAAGCATTCTCTGCGTTAATGGAAGAGCCCGATTCGAATCGGCATCAGCCGCAGACAAAGGCCATTGAATCGGTCAATCAACACGAATCTATCTTGCCGATTGACGTGGTGGATGGAAAGTGGCAGACGCTTGCACAGATGGAAGCCGAGTTTATCCGATCAACGCTCGTCGAGGCGCGATACAATCAGGTTGTTGCAGCTCGATTGCTGGCGATTCCCCTCAACGATTTGATGTCGAAAATAGCCCAACATCGTATCGCGTTATCGCCGTTGGGGCACGATGCTGGGGCGTTCCGTTAG
- the rpsB gene encoding 30S ribosomal protein S2 — protein MAESLAKRLIEAGVHFGHRASRWNPKMSPYIYARKNLIHIIDIRETIRGLLRAERYAQQIAARGGQILFTGTKRQASDTVEREALRCNMPFVSERWLGGTLTNFRTIRSRLGRLEELESIRGGDELATYSKKMQSSLNREYRKMYRNLNGMRTMTRLPECVFVVDPRKEKNSIREAKKLGITTIALIDTDCDPDSVDLPIPGNDDGIRSIELIVSLLADAINRGRAEAPTAKGEAVGAAKADTSAKEASAKEASAEASVEAAAE, from the coding sequence GTGGCGGAATCGTTGGCAAAGCGTTTAATTGAAGCGGGAGTTCACTTCGGACATCGAGCCAGTCGCTGGAATCCGAAAATGTCTCCGTATATCTACGCCCGCAAAAATCTGATCCACATCATCGACATCCGGGAGACCATTCGAGGTCTACTGCGAGCCGAGCGTTACGCACAGCAGATCGCCGCGCGTGGTGGACAGATCCTGTTCACCGGTACCAAGCGGCAAGCGAGCGACACGGTCGAACGCGAAGCATTGCGGTGCAACATGCCCTTTGTCAGCGAACGCTGGCTTGGAGGCACCTTGACAAACTTCCGCACAATCCGGAGTCGCCTGGGTCGGCTGGAAGAATTGGAATCAATTCGCGGCGGTGACGAACTGGCGACGTACTCGAAAAAGATGCAATCTTCGCTGAATCGCGAATATCGCAAAATGTACCGCAACCTAAATGGCATGCGGACCATGACACGTCTTCCCGAGTGCGTATTTGTCGTTGATCCACGCAAAGAGAAAAACTCGATTCGAGAAGCAAAGAAACTGGGCATCACGACGATCGCCCTGATCGATACCGATTGCGATCCAGACTCCGTTGACTTACCTATCCCAGGCAACGATGACGGTATTCGATCGATCGAATTGATTGTTTCGCTACTCGCCGATGCGATCAACCGCGGTCGTGCGGAAGCCCCCACTGCCAAGGGCGAAGCAGTTGGCGCTGCAAAAGCTGACACGTCAGCCAAAGAAGCGTCAGCCAAAGAAGCGTCAGCGGAGGCCAGCGTTGAGGCAGCCGCCGAGTAA
- the tsf gene encoding translation elongation factor Ts, whose product MPGITAAAVKALRERTGLPMMDCKKALTECEGDEEKAVDWLRGQGLKTMEKRSGRETAFGRMGLYKGLDKNKGAMVELKCESAPVTQNEEFVQLADDLARQLAEGPGAETADELLDQPSPSKDGMTLREQKEDLFNRIREVFNVGRMLQFEGPCGGYSHNAGTVSGVLLEVSGGNDDAAKDICMHIAAMRPQALSVDELDSVVVQREREVLTEAARQEGKPDNIIEKMVEGRMRNFYAESVLKEQPFVKDDKLTVSKFADANDMKIVRFAHWELGKE is encoded by the coding sequence ATGCCCGGTATCACTGCGGCGGCAGTCAAGGCGCTTCGTGAACGAACGGGGCTGCCAATGATGGACTGCAAAAAAGCCTTGACCGAATGCGAAGGCGATGAGGAGAAAGCCGTTGACTGGCTGCGCGGTCAAGGTTTGAAGACGATGGAAAAACGAAGCGGACGCGAGACCGCTTTCGGACGCATGGGACTGTACAAAGGTCTCGACAAGAACAAAGGAGCCATGGTGGAGCTCAAGTGTGAGAGTGCTCCCGTGACTCAAAACGAGGAATTCGTCCAGTTGGCGGATGACCTCGCTCGCCAACTTGCGGAAGGCCCCGGTGCGGAAACAGCTGACGAACTGCTCGACCAACCATCGCCAAGTAAAGACGGCATGACGCTGCGTGAGCAAAAAGAGGATCTGTTTAACCGTATTCGCGAAGTCTTCAACGTCGGGCGCATGCTCCAGTTCGAAGGCCCCTGTGGCGGATACTCGCACAACGCGGGAACAGTCAGCGGTGTCCTGCTCGAAGTCAGTGGTGGCAACGACGACGCGGCAAAGGATATTTGCATGCACATTGCCGCGATGCGGCCCCAAGCCCTCAGCGTCGACGAGCTCGATTCGGTTGTGGTTCAACGCGAACGCGAAGTTCTGACCGAAGCTGCCCGCCAAGAAGGCAAACCGGACAACATTATCGAAAAAATGGTCGAAGGTCGCATGCGTAACTTCTATGCCGAGTCCGTTCTGAAGGAACAGCCCTTCGTGAAGGACGACAAACTGACCGTTAGTAAATTTGCTGATGCTAACGACATGAAGATTGTTCGCTTTGCCCACTGGGAATTGGGAAAAGAATAA
- the pyrH gene encoding UMP kinase gives MNSAENQSPRFQRIVLKLSGESFAPAGERGISMDEVVEISRQIGQAQKLGCEVAVVIGGGNILRGAQFKSSYAEIQEATAHYMGMLATVVNGLALQDSLESIGCKTRLMTAIRMDGVAEPYIRRRARRHLEKGRIVILAAGTGSPFVTTDTAAAQRALELEADVVLKATRVDGVYSDDPERNPHAVLYRELNYSTVLEQNLRVMDHTAITQCMEHGMPLLVFNFKRNGNIERAVLGETVGTFISSDVKVET, from the coding sequence ATGAACTCAGCTGAGAACCAATCGCCTCGATTTCAGCGTATTGTGTTGAAGCTGTCCGGTGAAAGCTTCGCACCCGCCGGAGAACGTGGCATCTCGATGGATGAGGTTGTCGAAATATCTCGGCAAATTGGCCAGGCACAAAAATTGGGCTGTGAAGTCGCTGTGGTGATTGGTGGCGGCAACATCTTGCGCGGGGCCCAGTTCAAGAGTAGTTACGCCGAAATCCAAGAAGCAACCGCTCATTACATGGGCATGTTGGCTACCGTCGTCAACGGCTTGGCACTGCAAGACTCACTGGAATCGATCGGCTGTAAAACGCGATTGATGACTGCCATTCGCATGGATGGTGTGGCGGAACCCTATATTCGCCGACGAGCTCGGCGACATCTCGAAAAAGGGCGCATCGTCATTCTCGCCGCCGGCACCGGCAGCCCATTTGTGACCACCGACACAGCCGCCGCCCAACGAGCCCTGGAACTTGAGGCGGATGTCGTGTTGAAAGCCACACGCGTTGATGGTGTCTACAGCGATGATCCAGAACGAAATCCACATGCCGTGCTGTATCGAGAACTGAATTACAGCACCGTTCTGGAGCAAAACCTCCGAGTCATGGATCACACTGCCATCACCCAATGCATGGAACATGGCATGCCTTTGCTGGTCTTCAATTTCAAACGGAATGGCAATATCGAACGGGCCGTGCTGGGGGAAACCGTTGGAACATTCATTTCCAGCGATGTCAAAGTCGAAACCTAG
- the frr gene encoding ribosome recycling factor has protein sequence MSAEEILFDTEERMEKAVDVLKKSLSGIRTGRANPGLVDSLRVEVYGSPTPIKQIASVSAPEPTQIVIRPYDPSTIKDIEKSIIAGDLGLNPQNDGRVVRINIPPLSGEVRKKMVSRIKELGEEAKVSIRNIRRDSNKAAETAEKDKTVSEDTRDDIKDQVQELTKNYETKVNKMTKQREVEVLDD, from the coding sequence ATGAGCGCTGAAGAAATTCTGTTTGATACTGAGGAACGTATGGAAAAAGCGGTTGATGTGCTCAAAAAGAGCCTCTCCGGCATTCGCACAGGCCGAGCAAATCCCGGCCTCGTCGATTCACTCCGAGTCGAAGTTTACGGCTCCCCGACTCCCATCAAGCAGATTGCCTCAGTCAGTGCACCAGAGCCCACTCAGATCGTGATTCGACCCTATGATCCCAGCACGATCAAAGATATCGAAAAGTCGATCATCGCTGGTGACCTCGGATTGAATCCGCAAAACGATGGTCGTGTTGTTCGCATCAACATTCCGCCTCTTTCAGGCGAAGTTCGCAAAAAAATGGTTTCTCGGATCAAGGAGTTGGGAGAAGAAGCAAAAGTTTCCATTCGCAATATCCGCCGAGATTCCAATAAAGCAGCCGAGACAGCTGAAAAAGATAAGACCGTCAGCGAGGACACTCGAGACGATATCAAAGACCAAGTTCAAGAATTGACCAAGAATTACGAAACAAAAGTAAACAAGATGACCAAACAACGGGAAGTCGAAGTTCTAGACGATTGA
- a CDS encoding peptidylprolyl isomerase: MSRRRMINKSRIRFVAITAIICWQVATTSAILAQTKKQPADPALASAAGNASSNKNVVAVINGQTITRQELAQQCLERYGEPVLESLMNKHLILQACKSKGVRITNQDIEDEIEAIAKRFNLAKDRWLEMLKHERDITAEQYRRDIIWPTLALKALAADKMVVSEDQLKKAFESEYGPKIQARMIAVSNRARAEKLLTAVKAKPDQFSAYAKKYSEDPNSAAARGLIPHIRKHVGEPKVETAAFALEPGEISDIVEVAGQHLIFQCEKRLPATPISPAYRKVARAQLKERIVDNNLRDASTTIFQDLQSGANVMNVLNDSEQKAKHPGVAAMINGQQITVRELAEECIARHGQAVLDSEINHQLLRQTLKRSGKSVANEDIDAEIARAAEAYGFVTRDDKPDVERWLKDVTAQEGMDVKTYIRDAVWPSVALKKIVADEVKVTDDDLNRGFEANYGERVDVLAIVVGNQRVAQEVWDMARGKKTTTFFGELAAQYSIEPVSRANLGEVPPVRRFSGQPAIEQEAFKLSNDDPLSAIVAVADKYIIMYYKGRTKPVVEELSEVKDELEKDLKEKKLRVAMAQRFDDIRDGAQIDNFLSGTSQSGKTRTQSTVGQPTETASRPARQSPQLVRPASQKRRTSR; encoded by the coding sequence ATGTCCCGCAGGCGCATGATCAACAAATCACGCATCCGATTCGTCGCCATCACGGCGATCATCTGTTGGCAAGTCGCAACAACGTCCGCGATCCTTGCCCAAACAAAAAAGCAACCAGCGGATCCAGCTTTGGCTTCTGCCGCAGGTAACGCCAGCTCAAATAAAAACGTTGTCGCCGTCATCAACGGCCAAACGATCACTCGGCAGGAGCTGGCACAACAATGTTTGGAGCGTTATGGCGAACCAGTCCTGGAAAGCCTGATGAACAAACATTTGATCCTGCAGGCATGCAAATCCAAAGGTGTGCGGATCACGAATCAAGACATCGAGGACGAGATTGAGGCAATTGCTAAGCGATTCAACTTAGCGAAAGACCGTTGGCTTGAGATGTTGAAGCATGAGCGAGACATCACCGCGGAACAGTACCGTCGCGACATCATTTGGCCCACATTGGCATTGAAAGCGCTGGCCGCGGACAAAATGGTTGTCAGCGAAGATCAGCTCAAAAAAGCATTTGAATCCGAATACGGACCAAAAATCCAAGCACGCATGATTGCGGTGAGTAACCGAGCGCGAGCCGAGAAGCTGCTAACGGCTGTGAAAGCAAAACCCGATCAATTCAGTGCCTATGCAAAGAAGTACTCGGAGGATCCCAACAGCGCCGCAGCGCGAGGGTTGATTCCTCACATTCGCAAGCATGTCGGTGAGCCCAAAGTAGAGACCGCGGCGTTCGCGCTTGAGCCGGGTGAAATATCCGACATTGTGGAAGTTGCAGGGCAACATCTGATCTTCCAGTGTGAAAAACGCTTACCGGCAACACCGATTTCTCCCGCCTATCGCAAAGTCGCTCGTGCCCAACTCAAAGAGCGTATTGTCGACAACAATCTACGTGACGCTTCCACCACAATTTTTCAGGATTTGCAATCGGGAGCCAACGTGATGAATGTCCTGAACGACTCGGAGCAAAAGGCAAAGCACCCCGGTGTTGCGGCAATGATCAATGGTCAGCAGATCACGGTTCGTGAACTTGCCGAGGAATGTATCGCGAGACACGGGCAAGCCGTACTCGACAGCGAAATTAATCACCAGCTCCTTCGGCAAACGCTGAAGCGAAGTGGCAAGTCAGTCGCAAACGAAGATATCGACGCCGAAATCGCTCGTGCCGCAGAAGCGTACGGCTTTGTAACTCGCGATGACAAGCCGGACGTCGAACGATGGCTAAAAGATGTCACCGCACAGGAAGGCATGGATGTCAAAACTTATATCCGCGACGCAGTCTGGCCTTCTGTGGCCTTGAAAAAAATCGTCGCCGATGAAGTGAAGGTGACGGATGATGATCTAAATCGAGGCTTTGAAGCTAACTACGGTGAACGAGTTGACGTGCTCGCCATTGTGGTCGGCAACCAACGAGTTGCCCAAGAAGTATGGGATATGGCTCGCGGCAAAAAGACGACCACCTTTTTTGGTGAATTGGCCGCCCAATATTCGATCGAGCCCGTTTCCAGGGCCAACCTGGGTGAAGTCCCGCCGGTTCGTCGTTTCAGCGGACAGCCAGCCATCGAACAAGAAGCATTTAAGCTCTCCAATGATGACCCACTCTCGGCAATCGTCGCCGTGGCTGACAAATACATCATCATGTATTACAAGGGTCGTACAAAGCCGGTCGTCGAAGAGCTTTCAGAGGTCAAAGACGAGTTGGAAAAAGATCTCAAGGAAAAAAAACTGCGGGTCGCGATGGCTCAACGATTTGATGACATTCGTGATGGGGCCCAAATCGATAATTTTCTTTCCGGAACGTCCCAATCGGGCAAGACACGCACGCAGTCGACAGTCGGTCAACCCACCGAGACCGCGTCCCGACCCGCTCGTCAGAGCCCTCAATTGGTTCGCCCTGCGTCTCAGAAACGGCGCACGAGTCGCTAA
- a CDS encoding aminotransferase class I/II-fold pyridoxal phosphate-dependent enzyme, with product MSEYEIDPIEQAATSSEPFQVQLASRVHRLPPYMFGRINALLYQKRRNGNDVIDLGMGNPSDPPEELVVDKLIDAARDPNNHGYSKSNGILNLRREVASKYFKRFGVRLDPDNEVMTCLGSKEGFSHMCLAIMGPGDTAIVPAPYFPVHTYAVALASGNVISLDVRDNETFLKNIAYTCQQLYPKPKLLIICYPHNPSTATVEPEFFVEIVKLAKRYGFMVISDFAYADVSFEGYKPPSFLAAPGATDVGVEFTTMSKGYNMAGWRVGFCCGNSEMIKGLGVIKGYYDYGLFQAIQVAAIMALRHTDAAVERQSEIYQQRRDVLVHGLQRLGWDVNPPRAGMFVWAPIPEPWRSSMSTMDFAMMLLEKADVAVSPGSGFGDAGEGHLRLALVENENRLRQAVRQIGRCLENEAKSLSSPANRGTTAEAKASP from the coding sequence ATGTCGGAATACGAAATCGACCCGATCGAACAAGCCGCCACTTCGAGTGAACCTTTCCAGGTTCAACTTGCCTCCCGCGTCCATCGGCTGCCACCGTACATGTTCGGGCGCATCAATGCGCTTCTCTATCAAAAACGCCGAAACGGCAATGACGTGATCGACCTCGGCATGGGAAATCCATCCGACCCTCCCGAAGAGCTGGTCGTCGACAAACTAATTGATGCAGCTCGAGACCCCAACAACCACGGCTACAGCAAATCAAACGGAATTCTGAATTTACGCCGTGAAGTCGCCAGCAAGTATTTCAAACGATTTGGCGTGCGACTTGATCCGGACAATGAAGTGATGACCTGCCTGGGTTCGAAGGAAGGATTCTCTCACATGTGCTTGGCAATAATGGGGCCAGGCGACACGGCGATCGTCCCAGCACCCTACTTCCCTGTGCATACCTACGCAGTCGCGCTGGCCTCCGGTAACGTGATATCCCTGGATGTTCGAGACAATGAAACTTTTTTGAAAAACATTGCCTACACATGCCAGCAGCTCTATCCAAAACCCAAATTGCTCATCATCTGCTACCCTCACAATCCATCGACGGCAACGGTCGAACCCGAATTCTTCGTCGAAATCGTTAAGCTGGCGAAGAGATATGGATTCATGGTAATCAGCGACTTTGCATATGCTGACGTGAGCTTTGAGGGCTACAAACCACCGAGCTTCCTTGCCGCCCCAGGTGCTACGGACGTGGGTGTCGAATTCACCACGATGAGCAAGGGCTATAACATGGCCGGCTGGAGAGTTGGGTTTTGCTGCGGCAATTCGGAAATGATCAAAGGACTGGGCGTGATCAAGGGATACTACGATTACGGCCTATTCCAGGCGATTCAAGTCGCGGCCATTATGGCTTTGCGACACACGGATGCAGCCGTCGAACGTCAATCAGAGATTTACCAGCAACGGAGAGACGTGTTGGTGCACGGACTGCAAAGGCTGGGCTGGGATGTGAATCCGCCTCGAGCCGGGATGTTTGTCTGGGCACCAATCCCAGAACCCTGGCGATCCTCGATGAGTACGATGGATTTTGCCATGATGCTCTTGGAAAAGGCCGATGTGGCCGTCAGTCCGGGCAGTGGATTTGGCGATGCGGGCGAGGGACATTTAAGACTGGCTCTCGTCGAAAACGAAAATCGGCTTCGCCAAGCGGTCCGTCAAATCGGTCGCTGCCTGGAAAATGAGGCCAAGAGCCTCTCTTCACCCGCAAATCGTGGCACGACCGCAGAAGCGAAAGCTTCTCCTTAG
- the carA gene encoding glutamine-hydrolyzing carbamoyl-phosphate synthase small subunit, which translates to MKQTAKLALEDGTVFTGEAFGADGEVDGEVCFNTSMTGYQEILTDPSYRGQIVTMTYPQIGNYGVNSEDVESSRPHLSGFVVRELSRIASSFRANEGLNEYLKRNGIVGIAGIDTRALVRRIRTQGAMKGVLSTSDLDDQSLIAKAQASPGLVGRDLVREVVIEEKREWTEPLSEWATCVDQKKAPESEQKLHVVALDFGMKWNIARHLHDLGCRVTILPGTQATAREILSLNPDGVFLSNGPGDPEPLSYAIETIRELISKKPIFGICLGHQLLALASGARTFKLKFGHRGANQPVIDLETGRVEITAQNHGFAVEEESLPEHLEITHRNLNDQTIAGLRHRNAAAFGVQYHPEASSGPHDSQYLFKRFHELMLSPENVSA; encoded by the coding sequence ATGAAACAAACGGCAAAGTTGGCATTGGAAGACGGCACAGTCTTTACCGGCGAGGCATTTGGCGCCGATGGCGAGGTCGACGGCGAGGTGTGCTTCAATACCTCCATGACAGGTTATCAAGAAATTCTGACCGACCCGAGCTATCGTGGCCAAATTGTCACCATGACCTATCCCCAAATCGGTAATTACGGCGTCAATTCTGAGGATGTTGAAAGCTCTCGTCCGCACCTGTCGGGCTTTGTCGTGCGAGAACTCAGCCGGATTGCCAGCAGCTTTCGAGCGAATGAGGGCTTGAATGAATACCTGAAAAGAAATGGAATCGTTGGAATTGCCGGTATTGATACTCGCGCCTTGGTCCGACGAATTCGAACGCAAGGCGCGATGAAGGGGGTGCTCTCTACTAGCGATCTCGACGATCAGAGTCTGATTGCAAAGGCTCAAGCAAGCCCCGGCCTGGTTGGACGAGACCTTGTCCGAGAAGTCGTGATCGAGGAAAAGCGAGAATGGACCGAACCTCTGAGTGAATGGGCAACTTGTGTGGATCAAAAAAAAGCTCCAGAGTCGGAACAGAAGCTTCACGTCGTTGCACTCGATTTCGGCATGAAATGGAATATTGCTCGCCACCTTCACGACCTCGGTTGTCGAGTCACCATCTTGCCCGGCACGCAAGCAACCGCCCGTGAAATTCTCTCCTTGAATCCAGATGGCGTTTTTCTATCGAACGGCCCAGGTGACCCAGAACCACTTAGCTACGCGATCGAAACAATTCGTGAATTAATTTCAAAGAAGCCAATCTTCGGTATTTGCCTCGGCCATCAGTTGCTGGCACTCGCCAGCGGTGCTCGTACCTTCAAGCTGAAATTCGGTCATCGGGGTGCCAATCAGCCCGTGATCGATTTGGAGACGGGACGGGTCGAAATCACGGCGCAAAACCACGGCTTTGCGGTCGAAGAGGAATCGCTGCCCGAACACCTGGAAATCACGCATCGCAACTTGAATGACCAAACCATTGCCGGATTAAGACACCGCAATGCAGCCGCCTTCGGCGTGCAGTATCATCCTGAGGCGTCATCTGGACCACACGATAGCCAATATTTGTTCAAACGCTTTCATGAACTTATGCTGTCACCGGAAAACGTATCGGCTTGA
- a CDS encoding circularly permuted type 2 ATP-grasp protein, with amino-acid sequence MFRGDGRPRISCEPLNDTINSISPDDLRRRQLAADRSMMQMGITFNVYGDDRGSERVIPFDIVPRVVQGREWSWIEEGLKQRITALNLFLQDIYNRQSIIRDGVMPQEVIETSTAFRRQCIGLTPPKNIWCHITGTDLVRNRDGQMFVLEDNLRCPSGVSYVLQNRRLMKRSFPELFQQSGIRPVDDYCSRLLDALQYLSKDASSETKVALLTPGSANSAYFEHSFLAQQMGIDLVEGRDLAVSNGSVYMRTTQGFEKIDVLYRRIDDDFLDPNCFRSGSLLGVAGMMEAYRAGRIALANAPGTGLADDKGIYTYVPAIIRYYLDQNPILPNVPTYRCWVNSERKHVLNHLRELVVKPVNEAGGYGLMIGPHASRAEQAAMADSICANPRNYIAQPTLSLSRVPVVTPQGLRGRHVDLRPFIIYGSDIFVLPGGLTRVALKPGSLVVNSSQGGGSKDTWVLT; translated from the coding sequence ATGTTTCGCGGTGATGGTCGACCCCGAATCAGTTGTGAGCCTCTAAACGACACAATCAATTCCATTTCGCCAGATGACCTGAGGCGTCGTCAACTGGCCGCAGACCGTTCGATGATGCAAATGGGGATCACCTTCAATGTTTATGGTGACGATCGAGGCAGCGAACGGGTAATTCCTTTCGACATTGTGCCACGTGTTGTTCAAGGTCGAGAATGGAGTTGGATCGAAGAAGGGCTCAAACAGCGAATTACCGCGCTCAATCTGTTCTTACAAGACATATACAACCGCCAATCGATCATCCGAGACGGTGTTATGCCGCAGGAGGTGATTGAAACCTCAACCGCCTTCCGTCGACAATGCATTGGTCTGACACCACCAAAAAACATCTGGTGTCACATCACCGGAACGGACCTCGTCCGCAATCGTGATGGTCAAATGTTCGTGCTCGAAGACAATTTGCGTTGCCCGTCAGGTGTTTCCTACGTGCTGCAAAATCGTCGACTGATGAAACGATCGTTTCCAGAACTATTTCAGCAATCGGGAATTCGGCCCGTCGACGACTACTGCAGCCGCCTGTTAGACGCCTTGCAGTATTTGTCAAAAGACGCGTCCTCGGAAACTAAAGTCGCGTTGCTGACACCGGGATCTGCGAATTCAGCTTACTTTGAGCATTCGTTTCTGGCACAGCAGATGGGCATCGATCTTGTCGAGGGGCGTGATCTCGCAGTATCGAACGGATCGGTTTACATGCGTACGACGCAGGGTTTCGAGAAAATCGACGTGCTTTATCGGCGCATCGACGATGACTTCCTTGATCCAAACTGCTTTCGATCCGGTTCATTGCTGGGTGTGGCCGGCATGATGGAGGCCTATCGAGCGGGCCGCATCGCCCTAGCCAATGCGCCGGGCACGGGCTTGGCTGACGACAAGGGCATCTACACTTACGTCCCGGCAATCATTCGATACTATCTCGATCAAAACCCAATCCTGCCGAATGTCCCCACTTACCGTTGTTGGGTTAATTCCGAGCGGAAGCATGTACTTAATCATCTGCGTGAATTGGTCGTCAAACCGGTCAATGAGGCAGGCGGTTATGGGCTAATGATCGGTCCTCATGCAAGTCGAGCAGAGCAAGCTGCGATGGCTGATTCCATCTGCGCCAATCCGCGCAACTATATCGCTCAACCGACGCTCAGCCTGTCACGGGTACCGGTCGTCACTCCCCAGGGGCTGAGGGGACGACACGTTGATTTACGACCCTTCATCATTTACGGCTCAGACATTTTTGTCTTACCAGGTGGTCTCACTCGTGTCGCTTTAAAGCCCGGATCACTCGTTGTCAATTCGTCGCAAGGAGGCGGAAGCAAAGATACGTGGGTCTTGACCTGA
- a CDS encoding alpha-E domain-containing protein: MLSRVAESIYWMSRYIERAENVARFISVNLNLSLDMPGEAGEQWAPLIVTMDDDEAYLTRYGSYTQNDVIRFMTLDVDNPNSIISCLRKARENARSVREIISAEMWEHLNKFYLLMENCNGIEAVMNDAHSFFSSVNFSGQQFLGITDATMTHGEGWHFSQIGRMLERADKTSRILDVKYYILLPDPADVGTPYDDIQWLALLRSASALEMYRQRHGRISPVKVIQFLILDQEFPRAVLHCLTLANESLHKISGTYLDSFSNPPEQKLGYLRAELAYTKAEQIVSDGLHEFVDSFQSGLNIAGNEIHDSFFAMRPMETPS, encoded by the coding sequence ATGTTGAGTCGAGTTGCCGAATCAATTTACTGGATGAGTCGTTACATTGAACGGGCGGAAAATGTCGCAAGGTTCATTTCAGTCAACCTCAACCTCAGCCTCGACATGCCGGGCGAAGCGGGTGAACAGTGGGCTCCCCTGATCGTCACGATGGATGACGACGAAGCCTATCTCACGCGGTACGGCAGCTACACGCAGAACGACGTCATTCGCTTTATGACGTTGGATGTCGACAATCCTAATTCGATCATATCCTGCCTGAGAAAAGCTCGTGAAAATGCTCGCAGCGTCCGTGAGATCATTTCCGCTGAGATGTGGGAGCACCTCAATAAGTTCTACTTGCTGATGGAAAACTGCAATGGCATCGAAGCAGTGATGAATGATGCCCATTCATTTTTCTCGAGCGTGAATTTCTCGGGCCAACAATTCCTCGGGATCACCGACGCCACGATGACGCACGGTGAGGGTTGGCATTTCAGTCAAATTGGTCGCATGCTGGAGCGAGCAGACAAAACTTCTCGAATCCTCGACGTCAAATATTACATCCTGTTGCCAGATCCCGCCGATGTGGGAACACCCTACGACGACATTCAATGGCTTGCCTTACTTCGATCGGCAAGCGCTCTCGAAATGTATCGCCAACGGCACGGTCGAATTTCCCCCGTGAAGGTCATTCAATTCCTGATCCTTGACCAAGAATTCCCTCGAGCTGTGCTCCATTGCCTCACCTTGGCAAACGAATCACTCCACAAAATCTCGGGAACCTACCTGGACAGTTTCAGCAATCCGCCCGAGCAAAAACTGGGCTACCTCCGAGCCGAGCTTGCTTACACCAAAGCCGAACAGATTGTCTCCGATGGTCTGCATGAATTCGTGGACAGCTTCCAAAGCGGGTTAAATATTGCCGGCAATGAAATCCACGACTCCTTTTTTGCCATGCGTCCGATGGAAACACCCAGCTGA